The genomic interval TAAAAGAAGCATTTGAAAATGCAGGACAAGAAATGCCTGATATCCATCTTACTGCAACTTATTTTGTTTCAACTGTATTATCTATACTTGTTGTGGTTGCTTTATTTATTATTGCTAATAAATTAAATTCAGAAAATAGTAAAATAATGGGAATTGCATTGTTAGTACTTACAGTTGCTTCATATTGGTTATTATGGTTTGTTCCAATTATATTAATCGCAATAGCTGGTATAATGGTTTTAATTAAAGGTAATAAATAAATACAGAAGGTGTAGAATGATTGCTTAATATTTAAAAAATATCTTAAATTCTTTAAAAAGTATTTAAGATATTTTTTTGAAATGATATAATTAATTCTAACAGGGAGGTATCTCAATGGAATATAATCAATTATTAGAACAATTAGAAAGTCAAAGACAAGTTATCAAAAAAAGAATGTTATATAGTATTGGAATTATAATTGTAACCTTATTGTTAGGTCTTTTAATAGGAAATAGTCAAGGTATCGTATTTGGTGGTATTATTGGTTTAGTTTTTTCAGTAGCTTATGTGGGTAGTAGTGCTTCTAAATATAAACAAGCGTTTAAAAATCAATTAATGCCATTAATTATTGCCAAGACAGGTATGGATTTAAAATATGACTACAAAGATGGTGTTGGGAAAAACACGGTAATGGGTAGTAAGTTGTTTAAAAAGCCAGATCGTTATCACTGTGAAGATTTAATGTATGGTACTTTTGATGATGTTCAATTTATGGCAAGTGACGTTCATATGGAAGAAAAGCATGTAACGACTGATAAAGATGGACATCGCCGTGTAGAATACATAACTTATTTTAAGGGTCGTTGGTTTGTTTATGATTTCAATAAAGAATTTAATGGAATCATACAAGTTCGAGAAGATGGCTTTTTTGGAGGTGCTCAATGGGGATTAAATGTTGAGAAAATTTCATTAGAAGATGTGGAATTTAACAAAAAATTCAAAACATATGCTTCAAATCAACATGATGCTTTTTATGTATTAACGCCAACTTTAATGGTTAATATGAAAAATTTAGAAAAACGATTTCCAGGAAGAATATATTTTTCTTTTATTGGTAGTCAATTACATATTGCGATTTATAGTTCAGCGGATTCATTTGAACCGCCTATCTTTAAACCAATAGATGATGCCTTTGTTAGTTCTCAAGTAGAGGACATTTTAATACTAAAACAAATAGTAGAAGAGTTAAGATTAAATAGAAAAATATTTAAGCAATAATAGATTAAATCCAATAAAAAACAATTAATTTTTATATAAAAATATGGTATAATTTGATTGGATTAATAAATTTTAACAGATTAAGAGGAGGAAACAAAAATGCCAGGTACAACGATTTTAATTATTATAGCTGTTATAGTTATCTTTATTATATTATGGATTGCCGGAGGATATAATAGTTTACAAGCCGGTAAAATTAAGGTTGATGAAGCAGAATCAGGAATTGATGTTGCTTTAACAAAACGTTTTGATGTTTTAACTAAAATGGTTGAAGTTGTAAAAGGTTACGCTAAACATGAGCGAGAAACATTAGAAAAAGTAATCGCTATGCGTAATTCAGTTAACTTAGGAAATTCATCAATTGAAGAAAAACAAAAAATGGTTACTCAAATGGATGCAGCGATGCGTGCTATTAATGTAGTTGTTGAACAATATCCAGATTTAAAAGCAAATGACAATTTCAAACAACTACAAATGACTATATCTGATGTTGAAGAACATTTACAAGCTGCTCGTAGAGTTTATAATGCAAATGTATCAGCATATAATCAAAAAGTACAATTATTCCCATCAAATATAATTGCGGGAATGTTCCACTTTACAACAAGAGAATTCTTCGAGGCAGAAGAATTTAAACGTAAAGACGTAGAAATTAAATTTTAGTTTTAGGACTTATTGAAATTATACCTATAAAGAAGACATGACATTAAAAGGTGGATACTTTATAGGTATTTTTATTTATAATAAAAGAAATTAAAAATGATAAAATCATTTATAAAATGATAGAGGGAGATATTAAATGAGTATTTGTATATTTTATTATGATGGATTTTGTGAGTTTGAAGTGGTACTTAGTGCTTTACAATTTAAAGGAAATTATTTTACTGCTGCATTAGAAAATCGAATTTATATTAGTGAAGAGAAACAAAAATTTATACCGGATAAAACAATTGATGAATTAAATACTGATGATATAGATTTATTTATTATCCCAGGTGGTAATCCAGCTTACTTATATAACAATATACAGTTAAAAGATTTTATAAAAGAACTAAATAGAACAAATAAATTGATAGCGGGTATTTGTGCAGGAACATATCTAATGGCAAGTTATGGATTACTTGAAAACAAACGATGCACAGGAGCATCATCTGGTATTGATGAAAATGGTGAATATTTTGATTTATTTAAGAATTCGATTATTGTTAAGGAGGATGTTGTTGTTGATGGCAATGCAATCACTTCAACTGGTCAAGGTTTTATTGAACTTGCTTTACAACTTTGTATAATGATGAAAGTATATTCTAATGATGATGAGGCTGTAAAAGCTTATAACTGGTTCAAAAACTTCAAGTATTAACTGTATTAAAATAATTATAAATGAAGCAGACATGTGTAAGATAAATAGGCTGCTTCTTTATTTATCTATAAAAAAGTTTTGAATATAATTTTTTAATGATATATAATAAAATTAGATAAATATAAATGGGTGATTGTATGAGGAAAAAAAGAGTTTTAGTGGCTCACAATAATATTGAGTTTATTGAACTACTAAGGCAGTGCTTTTTAGAGAATGACTTATACACATTAAGTGATATTGCTTTGAACGGACAGGAATTACTAAACAAAGTCTCTTTAGATAATTATGATATTGTTATTTGTAAAAATGCATTAACGCAAGTGACGGGTTTATATGCCTTGGAAGGTTTGTTTTCTAAAACAAAAAATAAACCAGAGATAATCATTTTAATAACCCCATTTATTAATGACTTTATAAGGAATAAGTGTCAGAAATTAAATATTGATTATATTCAAGGTTTAGATGTTAATATAAGTGAAATTCATCAATTATTATGTCATCTTGGAATAAAGAAAACGGTAGAAGGAAAGAAATATTTTGAATCTCAAATTGAAGTCATAAATATATTAAAAAAAATAGGTTTACTAAAAACATATATTGGATATGCTTACTTTGAGTATGTTTTGAATATCATGTTAGAAAAGAGTGAGAATATAAATAAGTACATGAAAACTATTTATCATATGGTTGGGCAACATTTTAATGTTAGTGCAACAAGTGTTGAGAAGGCAATGAGAACTTGTATAAAATCATCATTATCAAAAAGTGATGGGTTTTATGCGAAAATGTTGTTTGGATATTATGAAGATAAATATCCATCAACATCCATATTTTTACAAGTGTGTATAAAAACCTTGAAAGAACAAAAAAATATGATTATTTCTAATAATATTGGTAGATCAACACGAAAAATATGAGGTTAGTTTGACAAAAAACTTTTTAATTCGTGCCAATTGGTGTATAATAGCAAGGGTAATAAATTACATAAAGGAGAGAAGTTCAATGAGAAAACCTATTATCGCAGGAAACTGGAAAATGAATAAAACACGTGATGAGGCACTTCAATTTATTTATGCTGTAAATCAAGCAGTTCCTTCAATTGAAGAGGTGGATACTGTTGTATGTGCCCCAGCAGTTTTATTACGTTGCTTAGTAAAAAGACAAGGAGATAATTTAAAAATTGGTGCTCAAAACATGCATTATGAAGCAAGTGGTGCCTTTACAGGTGAAATATCTCCAGTAATTTTAAATGATACAGGTGTTAGTTACGTAATTATTGGTCATAGTGAAAGACGTCTTTATTTTAATGAAACTGATGAAGCAGTAAATAAAAAAACACACGCTGCTTTTAAATATGATTTAACACCGATTGTATGTGTAGGTGAGCAATTAGAACAACGTGAGAATAATATGACAAATCAAGTAGTTGAAGCTCAAACTAAAAAAGCATTAGAAGGCTTAAGCGCTGAAGAAGCTAAACAAGTAGTTATTGCTTATGAACCAATTTGGGCTATTGGGACAGGTAAAACAGCAACGCCAGAGATGGCTAATGAAACTTGTGGATATATTCGCTCTGTTGTTGAGAGCATTTATGGAAAAGCTGTTAGTGATGCGATTCGTATTCAATATGGTGGTTCAGTAAAACCAGCAAATATTAAAGAATTAATGTCACAAGAACATATTGATGGAGCATTAATTGGTGGTGCTTCATTAAATGCAGATTCATTTAATGAAATGGCAAATTATCAAAAATAAATTTTTTAAAAATCTATCGTTCTTTTCAATTTAAGTGTTGATGATTATGCAAAAATCCCATATCGATATTCATAATAAGCATCTTTTAAAGATATTGGATAATCAAAATTTAACGTATCCTTATTAGATAAATGATGATTGTATTTTAATAAGTTATACATTATATTTGCATGATCTTTTCGATTAGTTCTATAATGTAATTGTTTTTTATATAGGTAAAATGATAAGTAATCTTGTAAATGTCTTATAGATACACCATGACTATTTTTTATAATCTTAGTAATCCCGGTAGCCAATTGATTAATATCACCTAAACTATTACCTAGATTAGTAGTATAACGTTTTTTATTAGCTATCACAGGAACTTTATCATTCTTAACACCTAAATTATTCGCAAATTGTTGAATACATGGTTTACTGTCAGAAATAATTAAAGTTGTATCCATAAATTTATCGGTATATTTAGTGTATTTTTCCATTGATTCCGATCCAACTCCAGCTATCTCAAGCAACATATTATCATTTTCATCGATTGCAGCGACAATACATACTTTGTGATGAGATATACCTGAATATGCAGATGTATTACCTCTCTTTTTACTATGTCTAGGCATATTTGATGGTTTGGTTCCTTTAAGATTTATCTTTGTATAAATACAATCTAATTCAACTTTACTAGATAAAGTTTCTTTCATCTTTAAGTTTCTGATTGCTTTATAAAGCTTATGTCGCATATAAAAACAAGTTGTGACACTTAAATTATTATAATAAGCAGTTTCTTTTAAAGATAATCCTGATATTTCACAATCAATAAATTTTAACCATATATCTTCAGTACATCTACTTCTATAAAGAAGAGTATTAGATGTATCACAAAATGATTTATTACACTCGCGACAAATGTATCTTTGAATTCCTTTGTTTGTTTTTCCATTTTTAACAAACTCAACTGAACCACAATGTGGACAATTCAAACAAATATCGCTTTTAGATTCTATAGGGTTATTGAAAGACATAATGAAACTAAAAACATCTTCATAATTCTTTATAGATAGTTTATTTAATTCATTAATTAAATCTATTTTATTTATCATTCTAATTACCTCTCTTTATAATTTCATTATAAAGTGACTTATTACATCATAGATGTAACAATAAAAAAATATCAACACTTAAATTGAATTTAGCGAAATCTATTAAAAAATTATAATTTTTTTTGCATAATATTAACATATTTGACTCACAATATTAATGCACGAAATGTGCAAACCTACCCTTTATAATTTAATATATCCCCCCAAAACTCACATAACATATTTACCCCCCTAATCAACTATTTATTTATACAGAAAGTGTTCGTTAGAAATAGCGAACACTTTTTGTTTTGTTTGTACAACAAACTATATAAAATTGTACTAAAATTGAGAGATGTACAACAATTGTACAACATGTTTAACTTAAGTATTTTGATGGATCAATGGTTGTATTTAATAGATTAACTGTTTTTTTATCTAATTCAATAAAATCTTGATACGTATTAACAGTCATATCTGCTTTAGCATGTCCTAGTAAATTTTGTACATCTTTTACATTTGCTGTTTTAAGATGAGTACCAAATGTGTGTCTCAGCTTATGCATTGTAAAATGCACTCCATAAGTTATTGATTTTTCATACATTGTTTTGGATACTTGGCCTGTTTTTAATGGTTTATCATCATACTTACATATAACTAGATTATGATTTTGATAGGTATTTCCTAATTTTTCTTTACATGTTTCAATATGTGATTGTATTCTAAACATCAAGAATAATAGATTATCATACATATAAATATCTCTCATTCCTGAATTTGTTTTAGTTGGGCCTAACCTGCCTTTTGTATCAACACTAGTTCTAACTTCGATGATTTTTTTATTAAAATCAACTCTGTCCCATGTGAGTGAGCATAATTCACCCAGCCTCATTCCGGTCATTATTCCTAATAATAATAAATGAATATAATAATCCATTTGAAATGAATTCAATATAGTTCTGAGTGTATCTTCATCAACAGATTTAACTTCTTTTTTTCTTGTATCCTTAAAATCAAAATCTAATTCAAGCATTGGGTTATATTTTATTAAATGCTTTTTCTTAGCTGATTTAAGTACTAGATTTAAAATATCTCTATATAGTTTTAGGGATGATATTTTTAAACCTCTCTTTTTTAATGATAGAAAATAATTGTCCAGTTCTGTTGCAGTTATTTCAGGTAGTTTCTTAGTTCCAAACTTTTGGTTAATATAGCCTAAATATTTTGTATAGTTATCAACCGTGTTAGGTCTTTTATTGTGTAAGTGAATTTCCATAAACTGCTCTGAGTATTCTTTAAAGGTTTGATTCGTTTCAATCTCAAGAATACCTAGGGCTTTTTCTGCTTCTATTTTAGCTGCAAATTTTTCTGCAGCTTTATTTGCATCACGAATTGCAGATTTAGTAGAATTTTTTGATGTGAAAGCTTTAATGTGTTGGTCTCCTTCTTGATCTCTATAATAGACTAAAAAAGATATTTTACCTTTTGCACGTTCCCTTGTTTTGATTGTTGCCACAAAAGCACCTCCGTTTTGCTTTTTATCCCCTCAAGCCTCTTTTGTGCTAATTCTTCTGTTACATAAAAATAATTAACTACAGCATCAACTGTATTCAAATCCATTATTCTATCCATCAAAAAATATGGCATCGCCAAGTACTGCATTAGTCCATTTGCTTTTAGCTCAAAGTATTTCCATTGATGTTCATTTAAATACTGATAAGATACATGCTCCTGGATGTAATGACTTAGTTCGTGCAAAAAACTAAGGTATTGTTCTTTACCAGATTTGTGTTTATTCAATATTATGGCTGCTTTATTTTTGTTAGTTAATAAAATATTACCTGCATCACAATATCTAACTATGATGTTGAATGCATTTGATAAATCATAGATGTTTAACTTGAATACTGATTTAATCCCTTTATCAATCAAGATGTTTGATATTAATATTTCCCAGTTCGTTGGTACATAACACATATAATCTCTCCCCTATAGTTCTTAATTTAATAGTACGTTTATTTATTACGCGTTATTTGTAACAAATCAAAATTTACCACGATAATTTAATTAAAATGTCTCGTGTTGTCCCTTATTAAATTGTATAACTCTTGTTGAATAGTAGGGTTGTAATATATGTGCTGTTTGAAAATATCGTGGGTTGAACTTAATGGTTGTCTTGTTTCATTAAATTTTAATCTTCATCATCCATAGCTTGTAATACTGCTTTAATTACTTTTAATTGTTCAGGGGTAACATTTGTAGCATCTTCAAAGTGGATAGAAACACCAGGTCCAAGTTCTTCTATGATCATTTGTTTTGTTTTTTCGTGATCATAAGTATCCGGATATCATCCAGTACTTGTTTAATGAAATTAAAGACTTAAAACGAGTTAATGTTCTGTTAAATGACAGAATTGAACGATTAGAGAAGAAAGGCGTGATAGAATAATGGATGTATTACACGAATTTCAAAAGTGGTATAACAATAGTGATGCAGTGTCTAACACTGTTCAAATATTAAATCTGTTAATTATTATTATCTTCATTTGGGTAATATCCTGGTTAAAGAAAAAAGCAAGAAAATTACTTGCAAATGATAAACAAAAAGTACCTGAAGAGAAAATGGATATGTTAATTGAAAACCAGGTTAAAAACAATCGAGCTTTGCAGAACGTCAATCAAATGATAATGTTATTCTCATTGAACACAAATATCAAAGATGGTACAAAGACTGATATCATTAATTTGTATAATGACATAAAGAACAATGCAATTGACTTAACAAACAAATCAAAACAACTTATTGAAAGTACTGTTGATCAAGCTAAAGAAATTGTTGATACAGCTGTAGAGAATGTGGAAGAAGTTAAAATAGAAACCAAAAGCATAATGGATAAATATAGAAAAGAACTTAAAGAGGATGAGTAGGTGATTGTATGAAAAAATATAACACCTTGAGGTTCATATTCTATTGGATATACACGTGTTTCGCAATCGGTATACCAATTATATTAGTCTCTGAAAAGTATGCCCTAGTGGTTGCAAAAAGCCAGTACAAAACTACCGGAATGGGAATCATTATGGCCATAGTTATACTATTTTATTTTCGTGGCCAATTAAAAGACATGATTGAAAACATGGATGATGGGAACGCTAAAGTATTCGCTAGAGAGTCTATGAGAGTGTTCCCTATTCTTCTCTTATTTTTTGCATTGCAGTTTGCTGAAGTACAGATGCAAAACTTTCAATTTATAGTATTATGGTCTTTTGTATCAAATCTAGTTGCGGTTGTATTCCAGGTGCAACATTATAAGTATTTACGATTAGCAAAAGAACAAAGGAAGGTGAATAGTTAATGAATAAATGGAAATGCCTTCCTTTCTTCTTCATGTATTTTATTTCATTATCAATGGTTGTGTTAATAGATTTAGTTACAGCTCAATTTTCATTAGATAGGATTGGTTCTTCAGAATACTGGTCAAACATTTTAACAGTAGCGATAGCAAATCTTTTAGTTTTATTATCATCCACTTTTTATGATGTAGATAAATTAAAGGAAACAGATAGACGTATATTAGATGACAGAAAAGAAATTAGACAGGCAATTGCTAATGATATTGATGTTGATTTTAAAGATTTTATTGTTCAAGATAACTTGAGCAGAAAAATAACATCCTGGAAGAACTACATCAATCGAAAACTTAGAAAACTAGAAAATAAAAAAGCATCTCAAAAACGAGATGCAGCAATCCAAAAGTTACAATCTATGATAACAAAAGAGTATATAGATAAATACATTGATTCTATTAAAATCAAATACTATTATATTAAAATGTCTCAGATTATATCTGGATTCCGTTCAGGAGACGAAGTAGAACGTTTAGAATCAGGATTTAATAAAGTATCTAAAGATATATTACCTAAGTTTCTATTGTCTATATCGCTTCCTATTTTCATATCCTCTTTTGTTATGGATGTTAAGGATTTTAGCCCGGTGTTATTATTGACGATAGCGTCTAAATTGGTCTCATTAATTTCTAATTTTATGAATGGGAAATCATATGCTAAAGTATATGTCAATGAAGTTGTTCTGTATAATCTAGATTACCGGATTAAATATATTGAGCGATATGTTTCTTGGAAAGCTAAAAAGAAAGCTGGTGATACAAATGAAACAACTATTATATAAAGTTATTACTAAAAAAGGAACATTGACTTTGGATCCATCAACTAAGGAAACTATATTAAATGAGTTGGAAAATATGTCTACCTCAATGACATTTATATTTGATAGAATAATTCCTGCAGATAACAAGCTGCTGATTTTGTTTGTTAATGGAGATACTGTTAAACCTTATAAATTAGATCGCATTAATAATAATAGATATAGTATTGCAATACCTCGTGAAGTGATGAAGAAAGGTCGTTTATACTTTACTGTTCATCATTATGATAAAGACTTGGTAGAACTTGCAAAGTACTCACCAGCTGGTTATCTATACATAAACAAGTCATTAGATATATCAGCTGATATGATGGAGATTAGACCTGATCTGTTTGCAGAACTATACTATAAGATACAGAAGTTAGAAGAGATTGTATATAAAGATAATACCTAGGGTTAATTCCCTGGGTATTTTTTTATTGGGTAACAGGCTAATTTAGAAAAGTAGTAGTGTTATGGTATGTTTACAAAAAAAATTAGTTCTGTTTGGTGTTGTTTTCAGATAATATTTAGTATATAATAAAAAACGTACAGATACTTGTGGTTTTAGTATTAGGCTTCCCCTATTGGATATATTAAATTTTTCAACGAGGGGAGGTAATATTTAATGTATAAAAACTTCATTGAAAACATTAGAGTGACGGTACAGATAATTTATTATTTGGCGTTGATAGTATTAATATTAAAAAAGAAAAAAAGTAACCATTAAGCTTGCAGGCGAATGGTTACAGTAAATAAATGCGTGAAATATAGGGGGAACCTATATCCACAAGTATTTGTACAATACATTATATGAAGTTATTATCATATGTAGTACAAAAATGTTTTACAATACACTTTAATGTACCAAAATGTACTACAATACTATATTAATATTATTTTGAAACTTTTTCAAGTATTTTATTATCTTTTTAGATAATTTTTTTATATTTTTATATAAATATATTTACCATTTTAATTAGATTTTTATCTAGAGTTTTTATTTTTTTATATATATTTAAATAAATTATGACTTTTCTCCTGAGGAGAGGGGGCGAAAAAATACAAAGAGTAAGTCGATAATAAAATATACCCTATAGTGTGGACACTTTGAAAAAGAAAGTGTTCCCTCTATAGGGTATTTTTGTATGTTATAATAATTTTAGTGTGTATTAAGGAGAAGAGGATATGAGCATTAATGTATTTAATGAAACAGAAATTGAACTAATAAAAAATAATCCAAATGTTAAGCGTGTGTCAAGTAAATCTATTACTTATACCCTTGAATTCAAGATTGACTTTATGCATGAATATAGAGGCGGAAAATTACCACGTCAAATATTTATTGAACATGGTTTTGATGTTGATATTATAGGGATGAAACGAATAGAACAATGTGCAACTAGATGGAAGAGACTTTATAATGACGGAGGCGTTGTTTCACTTGATGATTCCCGTAAAGATAATCGAGGAAGATATAAGCATGAAATTCAAACCGAAGAACAAGAGATTGAGAAATTAAAGGCTAAAATTGCTTTAATAGAAATGGAAAATGATATGTTAAAAAAGCTCGACGAAAGCGAAAGGAGGAATGGGAAAGAAATAAGAAAAAGTGATAAATTTGAGATGATCAAAAAGTCATCCATAAATCTAGAAGACCAGGAATACAAGATTATTTATGTAGTGTGGCAGAAGTATCAAGAAGTGGTTACTATAACTACCATTCAGAAAAATCAAAGAAGAATAGAATGAAAAAGGAACAAAATGATAAGAAAAGATTTAAACTCATCAAGGAAGTATTTGAGGTTGGAAAGAAAAAGTATGGTGCTAAACAAATTAAGATGCATTTAAAGGAAAACATGAATTTGAAGTCCATTAGAAGAATTATGAGTAAATATGGTCTAGTATGTAAAATACGTAGACAGGATCCTTATAAGCAGATGTTAAAAGCAGATCAAAACCATAGAGTACACAAGAATCATTTAAATAGAAACTTTGATCAGCAGTCTCCATATAAGGTGTTACTGACTGATATTACGTATATAAGGTATAATAATAGATTCGCATATTTATCTACCATATTAGATGGTAGTACGAAAGAATTAGTTGCTTATAAGGTATCAAATAATCTTAAAATTGACTTTGTATTGGATACAGTTAAAGAATTAGACAATATAAACTTACCTGAAAATGCCATTATACATTCGGACCAAGGAAGTCATTATACAAGTCCTAAATTCTCAAAAGAAGTGAGGTCAAGAAACTTACTTCAATCAATGTCTCGTAGAGGTAACTGTTGGGATAATGCACCTATAGAATCGTTCTTTGGCCATATGAAAGACTATATAGACTTTTCAGAATGTAAAACATTAAAAGATGTAGAACTAAAAATAGATGATTATATGTACTATTACAATCACCAAAGATATCAGTGGAAACTAAATAAGCTGACTCCTATTGAATTCAGGAATCAGCTTAAAGCAGCATAATATAATATATTCTTTTTTTCAATATGTCCTTGACATAGGGTACAGTTTAATAAAGACTTACTCTTTTTTATATTTTAAATATAACTTTCTTAAATCTAAATTCAAAGTATGGATTAAATGATATCCATAATCTATCGTCAAATCACCAATTGTAATGTCATTATCTATAACTTTCTTCCAGTCTAAACCAGTTGTTTTTTTTAGTTTATCAACTGAAATATTCTTCTCTTTTAGTATTTTTTGTAACCAGTTCATTTTATTCTCCTTTCTATAATTATATAATGAGTAGTATGAGCAAATTTATAAATATAATAAAAAGCGAGAAATAGTAGTCTCGCTCTTTTTCTGTTATTAATTTCTTCTTCAATTATTAACTTAAAGATAACTGCTAGAGGAAAAGAATAAGTTTTCTTGTAGTTAATAAAAATACATTACAAAGTTAAAAACAAATAACCCCTATCATATTTTCATATAAATCTTTTGTTAACTTATATGAATATTTATTAAAAACTCTATAAAACAATGGTTAATTATGGTAAAATTAAAATTGCATAAAATTTTTAAGAAAAAGGAGAAGTTTTTAATGAAATATTTTAAGAAGATTATATTTTTATGCATTTTTTCCATTTCTTTATCAATTTTTATTAATGAAAAAGTACATGCGAATGAAATTAATAACGATCCACTAAATGTTGATATGCCAAACGGCAGTATTGGGGATATTGGTAATGATAATGGCGGAGGTGGAGGAACTAGTGACGAAAATAATTATTTTAATTCTGCAGTAACTATACCTACACATTTTGATTTTAAAGAATCATATAGTAGATCAGATATTATAGATTATAAAGATGATTTTGATTATTTTAAGTTTTCTTCTAATGTAAGTGGATATATGAATTTTCATTTTTCATCATCCAATAATAAATATTCAATAGTTGCAAGAATATATAATGAAAACAAGGAAGAATTAATATCGAATCATGATACAACTCCTTGTGAATCATGTTCTTTTGATATTAATAATTTTAGAATTGAAAAAAATAAACTATATTATATACAAATAAACAATGGAGATTATAATACACCATACAATACATACAATTTCTCAATGACGCTTGTTGATGATTTAAATAATGAAAACCATCCTGAACCAATTAATTCAAATGTTAATATATCATCATCTATCGATTATGTTGGAGATGTTGATTATTATACATTTACAGCGAATGAAAGTGGAGTATGGGGATATAAGGTAACTGGTATTTTAAATGCTGATATATCAATAATATGTAATGATAAAGATATAAAGTATAGTAATTCGTTATATACTTATTATGGTAGTGCTAATTATCAATTAACTAATTCGGCTTTTTTTGCCTTTAAAGAAGGAGGACATTATACTATTAAAATTAAAGGTTCAACTATAGGAACCTATAGTATTACTAAAGACTATGATATTGGTATGCAAACTATCGAA from Mycoplasmatota bacterium carries:
- a CDS encoding IS1595 family transposase — protein: MINKIDLINELNKLSIKNYEDVFSFIMSFNNPIESKSDICLNCPHCGSVEFVKNGKTNKGIQRYICRECNKSFCDTSNTLLYRSRCTEDIWLKFIDCEISGLSLKETAYYNNLSVTTCFYMRHKLYKAIRNLKMKETLSSKVELDCIYTKINLKGTKPSNMPRHSKKRGNTSAYSGISHHKVCIVAAIDENDNMLLEIAGVGSESMEKYTKYTDKFMDTTLIISDSKPCIQQFANNLGVKNDKVPVIANKKRYTTNLGNSLGDINQLATGITKIIKNSHGVSIRHLQDYLSFYLYKKQLHYRTNRKDHANIMYNLLKYNHHLSNKDTLNFDYPISLKDAYYEYRYGIFA
- a CDS encoding LemA family protein gives rise to the protein MPGTTILIIIAVIVIFIILWIAGGYNSLQAGKIKVDEAESGIDVALTKRFDVLTKMVEVVKGYAKHERETLEKVIAMRNSVNLGNSSIEEKQKMVTQMDAAMRAINVVVEQYPDLKANDNFKQLQMTISDVEEHLQAARRVYNANVSAYNQKVQLFPSNIIAGMFHFTTREFFEAEEFKRKDVEIKF
- a CDS encoding DJ-1/PfpI family protein — its product is MSICIFYYDGFCEFEVVLSALQFKGNYFTAALENRIYISEEKQKFIPDKTIDELNTDDIDLFIIPGGNPAYLYNNIQLKDFIKELNRTNKLIAGICAGTYLMASYGLLENKRCTGASSGIDENGEYFDLFKNSIIVKEDVVVDGNAITSTGQGFIELALQLCIMMKVYSNDDEAVKAYNWFKNFKY
- the tpiA gene encoding triose-phosphate isomerase, which translates into the protein MRKPIIAGNWKMNKTRDEALQFIYAVNQAVPSIEEVDTVVCAPAVLLRCLVKRQGDNLKIGAQNMHYEASGAFTGEISPVILNDTGVSYVIIGHSERRLYFNETDEAVNKKTHAAFKYDLTPIVCVGEQLEQRENNMTNQVVEAQTKKALEGLSAEEAKQVVIAYEPIWAIGTGKTATPEMANETCGYIRSVVESIYGKAVSDAIRIQYGGSVKPANIKELMSQEHIDGALIGGASLNADSFNEMANYQK
- a CDS encoding DUF3137 domain-containing protein, with the protein product MEYNQLLEQLESQRQVIKKRMLYSIGIIIVTLLLGLLIGNSQGIVFGGIIGLVFSVAYVGSSASKYKQAFKNQLMPLIIAKTGMDLKYDYKDGVGKNTVMGSKLFKKPDRYHCEDLMYGTFDDVQFMASDVHMEEKHVTTDKDGHRRVEYITYFKGRWFVYDFNKEFNGIIQVREDGFFGGAQWGLNVEKISLEDVEFNKKFKTYASNQHDAFYVLTPTLMVNMKNLEKRFPGRIYFSFIGSQLHIAIYSSADSFEPPIFKPIDDAFVSSQVEDILILKQIVEELRLNRKIFKQ
- a CDS encoding IS3 family transposase, with amino-acid sequence MAEVSRSGYYNYHSEKSKKNRMKKEQNDKKRFKLIKEVFEVGKKKYGAKQIKMHLKENMNLKSIRRIMSKYGLVCKIRRQDPYKQMLKADQNHRVHKNHLNRNFDQQSPYKVLLTDITYIRYNNRFAYLSTILDGSTKELVAYKVSNNLKIDFVLDTVKELDNINLPENAIIHSDQGSHYTSPKFSKEVRSRNLLQSMSRRGNCWDNAPIESFFGHMKDYIDFSECKTLKDVELKIDDYMYYYNHQRYQWKLNKLTPIEFRNQLKAA
- a CDS encoding site-specific integrase, yielding MATIKTRERAKGKISFLVYYRDQEGDQHIKAFTSKNSTKSAIRDANKAAEKFAAKIEAEKALGILEIETNQTFKEYSEQFMEIHLHNKRPNTVDNYTKYLGYINQKFGTKKLPEITATELDNYFLSLKKRGLKISSLKLYRDILNLVLKSAKKKHLIKYNPMLELDFDFKDTRKKEVKSVDEDTLRTILNSFQMDYYIHLLLLGIMTGMRLGELCSLTWDRVDFNKKIIEVRTSVDTKGRLGPTKTNSGMRDIYMYDNLLFLMFRIQSHIETCKEKLGNTYQNHNLVICKYDDKPLKTGQVSKTMYEKSITYGVHFTMHKLRHTFGTHLKTANVKDVQNLLGHAKADMTVNTYQDFIELDKKTVNLLNTTIDPSKYLS
- a CDS encoding ImmA/IrrE family metallo-endopeptidase, whose amino-acid sequence is MCYVPTNWEILISNILIDKGIKSVFKLNIYDLSNAFNIIVRYCDAGNILLTNKNKAAIILNKHKSGKEQYLSFLHELSHYIQEHVSYQYLNEHQWKYFELKANGLMQYLAMPYFLMDRIMDLNTVDAVVNYFYVTEELAQKRLEGIKSKTEVLLWQQSKQGNVQKVKYLF